The Candidatus Hydrogenedentota bacterium genomic interval AAGAAGGGCGGGCGGTTCCTCCAGATGGAAGACGAGATCGGCGCGATTAGCGCGGTGGTCGGCGCGTCCGTTGCGGGCGCGAAAGCGATGACCGCAACGTCCGGCCCCGGGTATTCGCTCATGGTCGAGAACATCGGCTATGCCTACATGGTCGAGGCGCCGTGCGTTGTTGTCAACGTGCAGCGCGGCGGCCCGTCCACGGGCTTGCCCACCAAGGTCAGCCAATCGGACACCATGCAGGCGCGCTGGGGTCCGCACGGGGACTACACCGCCATCGCCGTGGCGCCTTCGTCCGTCTCGGAGACGGTCACGGAGACCATTCGCGCTTTCAACCTCGCGGAACGGTTCCGCACTCCCGTAACCATCCTGCTCGACGAAGTCATCGGTCACATGCAGGAGATGGTCACGTTGCCGGAGCCGGGCGAATACGAGGTCCTCGACCGCGTGAAGCCCGCTTGCGCTCCGGAGGACTACGCGCCTTACGAGACCACCCCGAATTTCGTGAATCCCATGCCCGCATACGGTGAGGGATACCGCTGGTACGCAACCGGCCTCACCCACGATGAGATGGGTTTTCCTACCAACCGGCCGGATGAAACCGTTACTCAATTGGAGAAGCTGCGGCGCAAAATTGAGGACTTTTGCGACGAGATCTACAGGATGCGCGTCGTGCACATGGAAGACGCCGACATTGCGATCGTGTCCTATGGGTCCGTTTCGCGCACGGCGCTGCTGGCGACGCTGCTCGCCCGCAAGGCGGGCGTGCGCGTCGGTTGCGTCCAGCTTCAGACCGTGTGGCCGTTCCCGCTCGAGCCGGTGCGCTCGCTGCTCCGGAATACGATGACCGTGATTGTGGCGGAACTGAACATGGGCCAGATCGTCCGCGAAGTGGAGCGCGTCGTCCCTGCGACAGCCAAGGTGCGCTCGCTACTCCGATATGACGGTGAAATCCTGACTCCCATCCAGTTCATGGAGAAGATTGAAGAGGTGCTCGCATGACGACCCTTGCCCACGAGACCGCGCCCAAGCATCATTCCGACGTCTGCCTGAGTTACT includes:
- a CDS encoding 2-oxoacid:acceptor oxidoreductase subunit alpha — protein: MTAAKRKLMLGNEACVHGALYAGLDFYAGYPITPSTEVTEGCARQLPKKGGRFLQMEDEIGAISAVVGASVAGAKAMTATSGPGYSLMVENIGYAYMVEAPCVVVNVQRGGPSTGLPTKVSQSDTMQARWGPHGDYTAIAVAPSSVSETVTETIRAFNLAERFRTPVTILLDEVIGHMQEMVTLPEPGEYEVLDRVKPACAPEDYAPYETTPNFVNPMPAYGEGYRWYATGLTHDEMGFPTNRPDETVTQLEKLRRKIEDFCDEIYRMRVVHMEDADIAIVSYGSVSRTALLATLLARKAGVRVGCVQLQTVWPFPLEPVRSLLRNTMTVIVAELNMGQIVREVERVVPATAKVRSLLRYDGEILTPIQFMEKIEEVLA